A single genomic interval of Trueperaceae bacterium harbors:
- the tnpB gene encoding IS66 family insertion sequence element accessory protein TnpB (TnpB, as the term is used for proteins encoded by IS66 family insertion elements, is considered an accessory protein, since TnpC, encoded by a neighboring gene, is a DDE family transposase.) translates to MIGLSAGTKIWIVCGVTDMRKGFDGLAAVVQLKLREDPFSGQLFVFRGRRGDRVKILWWDGDGLCLFAKRLERGRFVWPRAEDGVVHLSQAQLSMLLEGIDWRRPVRTQAPQLAV, encoded by the coding sequence ATGATCGGGCTTTCCGCCGGGACGAAGATCTGGATCGTCTGTGGCGTGACGGATATGCGCAAGGGCTTCGATGGGCTTGCCGCAGTCGTGCAGCTGAAGCTGCGCGAGGATCCGTTCTCGGGCCAGCTCTTCGTGTTCCGAGGCCGTCGCGGGGACCGGGTGAAGATCTTATGGTGGGACGGCGACGGGCTGTGTCTGTTCGCGAAGCGGCTCGAGCGCGGCCGCTTCGTGTGGCCGCGCGCGGAGGATGGCGTCGTGCACTTGTCGCAAGCTCAGCTCTCGATGCTGCTTGAAGGCATCGACTGGCGACGTCCTGTTCGCACGCAAGCGCCGCAGCTCGCGGTGTAG